From the Nonlabens marinus S1-08 genome, one window contains:
- a CDS encoding LolA family protein yields the protein MKKRTIEMKMMKMYMVAFMVFAFAKAAIAQSNQASKLLDEVAAKYNGYENVMFTYKGNLKNTKANFDTDLQGEAKLSGNKYNATYNGTTYMFDGKKLYTINREDEQVTVATQNNDGSEMINPSNIMTFYQKGYTKELDIVQNMNGRKIQYVKLKPIKSGSDYKSILLGIDANTKHIYNTIITERSGTVITFTLKSFKTNQPLPKSSFIFDPSQYKGWDIEEMN from the coding sequence ATGAAGAAAAGAACAATTGAAATGAAAATGATGAAGATGTATATGGTAGCTTTTATGGTTTTCGCTTTCGCGAAAGCGGCCATCGCACAATCCAACCAAGCCTCTAAATTGCTAGATGAAGTAGCAGCAAAATACAATGGCTATGAGAACGTCATGTTTACCTATAAAGGAAACCTGAAAAACACCAAAGCCAATTTTGACACTGATTTACAAGGGGAAGCAAAATTGAGCGGCAATAAATACAATGCAACTTATAATGGTACCACCTATATGTTTGATGGTAAAAAATTGTACACCATCAATCGTGAGGATGAACAGGTAACTGTGGCTACCCAAAACAATGATGGCAGTGAGATGATCAACCCTTCTAACATCATGACCTTTTATCAAAAAGGGTACACGAAAGAGCTAGATATCGTGCAGAATATGAACGGTAGAAAAATTCAATATGTCAAATTGAAGCCTATCAAATCTGGATCTGATTATAAAAGTATTTTGTTAGGTATTGATGCGAACACAAAGCATATTTACAACACCATTATCACAGAGCGTAGCGGTACGGTCATCACTTTTACCTTAAAGTCATTCAAGACCAATCAACCGCTGCCTAAAAGCAGTTTTATCTTTGATCCTAGTCAGTACAAAGGCTGGGATATTGAAGAAATGAACTAG
- a CDS encoding LptF/LptG family permease gives MKILDRYILTQFIKTFLSVFIVLMFILILQAIWLYIKDIAGKDLDFVTIAKFMAYTIPVIVPLALPLSILLASIMVFGNMAENYEFAAMKSNGISLQRAMLSLTVVIITLGVTSFVFANTVIPWGHLKQRNLRRNIAQVKPAMAISKNVFNQLADINIKVADKSGDRGQYLTDVIIHRKNPLRSGNWTVIKSEKGELKSSLKSDIIQLVLSNGNYYEDLFVENPTKRASSPFVKSYFDTYTLNVDVSALNDVDMDSENVTDDHQMLKIHELKSQIDSFSYKFNENKDVYNQTQHSKWAPNRLTNIIKDYMKEEPDDSPFFERLNAYQQRRTIEDAMNKVTQQEYVLRTRQEQLQRELVRLNKYEMEIHKKYVLGVACIILFFIGAPLGAIIRKGGMGLPLVVATMFFLTYHFIGIFAEKAAAEGAFPAWIGSWMSTLIIFPIGVFLTYRATTDQGFFNINFTLDSLLKRFKKKRKTPAATP, from the coding sequence TTGAAAATACTAGATCGTTACATATTGACACAATTTATAAAGACGTTTTTAAGCGTCTTTATTGTGTTAATGTTCATTCTTATCCTTCAAGCGATCTGGCTTTACATTAAAGATATTGCCGGTAAAGACCTGGACTTTGTAACTATTGCAAAGTTCATGGCGTATACCATTCCAGTAATTGTTCCTCTAGCCTTGCCTTTGAGTATTTTGCTGGCGTCGATTATGGTTTTTGGTAACATGGCAGAAAACTATGAGTTTGCTGCAATGAAATCTAATGGTATCTCGCTACAACGTGCGATGCTCAGCTTAACTGTTGTGATAATCACCCTGGGAGTCACCAGCTTTGTATTTGCCAATACTGTGATCCCCTGGGGTCACCTAAAACAGCGGAACCTGCGCAGGAATATCGCCCAGGTGAAACCTGCCATGGCGATTAGCAAGAATGTTTTTAATCAACTGGCAGATATCAATATTAAAGTAGCTGATAAAAGTGGTGATCGTGGTCAATATTTGACTGACGTTATCATTCATAGAAAAAATCCACTACGTTCTGGAAACTGGACTGTCATTAAAAGCGAAAAAGGAGAGCTGAAGAGTTCATTAAAGTCTGACATTATCCAATTAGTCCTTTCCAATGGGAATTATTATGAGGATTTATTCGTTGAAAATCCTACTAAAAGAGCCTCCTCTCCTTTTGTAAAAAGTTATTTCGACACCTATACTTTAAATGTGGACGTTTCTGCTCTCAACGATGTGGACATGGACAGTGAAAATGTGACGGATGATCATCAAATGCTCAAAATTCATGAGCTTAAATCTCAAATCGATTCCTTTTCCTATAAGTTCAATGAAAACAAGGATGTTTACAATCAAACCCAACATTCTAAATGGGCTCCGAATCGTTTGACGAACATCATTAAGGATTACATGAAAGAGGAACCTGATGATTCCCCCTTTTTTGAAAGACTAAATGCGTACCAACAACGGCGAACCATAGAAGACGCTATGAATAAAGTGACTCAGCAAGAGTATGTCTTACGAACGAGGCAAGAGCAATTGCAGCGTGAATTAGTTCGACTGAATAAGTATGAGATGGAGATTCATAAGAAATATGTGCTGGGAGTGGCTTGTATCATTTTGTTCTTTATAGGAGCACCTTTAGGTGCTATTATTAGAAAAGGCGGTATGGGACTGCCATTAGTAGTGGCCACTATGTTCTTCCTCACCTACCACTTTATAGGGATTTTTGCAGAAAAAGCCGCCGCAGAGGGCGCTTTCCCTGCATGGATAGGGTCATGGATGAGTACCCTAATAATTTTTCCTATTGGTGTGTTTTTAACCTACCGCGCTACTACAGATCAAGGCTTTTTCAATATTAACTTCACCTTGGATTCTTTGCTCAAACGCTTCAAAAAGAAGCGGAAGACTCCAGCTGCAACGCCTTAA
- the ribB gene encoding 3,4-dihydroxy-2-butanone-4-phosphate synthase, with the protein MVTVQQDTTVQLDRIEDAIEDIKNGKVIIVVDDENRENEGDFLASAQSVTPEMINFMATHGRGLICCPITEKRVKELDLSMMVNNNSDPMETAFTVSVDLRGHGVTTGISAQDRALTVQSIINKETQSHDLSKPGHIFPLRAKDGGVLRRTGHTEAAVDFARLAGHEPAGVIVEIMNEDGTMARLPQLVEVAKKHDLKLVSIEDLVAYRMKHDSLIVKKEDFMLKTRFGEYRLRAYQQTTNDQIHITLTLGDWDHDDVVLTRMNSTQVNNDLFSTLTSEADRKLDAMFERLNQEGRGAIVFINQQFEPENMLGRLEQLKELQENGTTKAPRRNLDNKDYGIGAQILHDLNISKLKLMTNSEQSKRIGMIGYDLEIVEIVGY; encoded by the coding sequence ATGGTCACAGTACAGCAGGATACCACGGTCCAATTAGATCGTATAGAAGATGCCATCGAGGATATCAAAAACGGTAAAGTTATCATCGTTGTAGACGATGAAAACCGAGAAAACGAAGGCGATTTTCTAGCTAGCGCACAATCCGTCACCCCAGAAATGATCAATTTTATGGCCACTCATGGCCGTGGATTGATTTGTTGTCCCATCACAGAAAAACGAGTGAAAGAATTGGACTTGAGCATGATGGTCAATAACAATTCCGACCCCATGGAGACGGCTTTTACAGTTTCTGTTGATTTACGTGGGCATGGAGTAACTACTGGAATTAGTGCACAAGATCGTGCTCTTACAGTACAATCTATCATCAATAAAGAAACTCAGTCCCATGATTTGAGTAAGCCAGGACATATTTTCCCTTTAAGAGCGAAAGATGGCGGCGTATTGCGTCGTACTGGCCATACAGAAGCGGCAGTGGATTTTGCAAGGCTTGCAGGTCATGAGCCAGCAGGGGTTATTGTAGAGATCATGAATGAAGACGGGACCATGGCTCGACTTCCACAATTAGTGGAGGTGGCTAAGAAACACGATCTAAAATTAGTGAGCATTGAAGATCTAGTTGCTTACAGAATGAAGCACGACAGTCTTATTGTAAAGAAGGAAGACTTCATGCTCAAGACTAGATTTGGAGAATATCGACTGCGCGCGTACCAGCAAACTACTAATGATCAAATTCATATAACCTTGACCTTAGGCGATTGGGATCATGATGATGTGGTGCTGACTCGAATGAATTCTACACAAGTTAACAACGATCTTTTTTCAACACTAACTTCAGAGGCAGATCGTAAGTTAGACGCCATGTTTGAACGTTTGAATCAAGAAGGCCGTGGTGCGATTGTATTTATCAACCAGCAGTTTGAGCCAGAAAATATGTTAGGCCGTTTGGAACAATTAAAAGAGCTTCAAGAAAATGGTACCACTAAAGCTCCGAGAAGAAACCTAGACAATAAAGATTACGGTATCGGAGCTCAAATTTTACACGATCTCAATATTTCAAAATTAAAATTGATGACCAACAGCGAGCAGAGCAAACGTATAGGAATGATAGGTTACGATTTAGAAATTGTCGAAATTGTAGGTTATTAA
- the murQ gene encoding N-acetylmuramic acid 6-phosphate etherase yields MEFRNITEQDSNHNDLEKMDTAGLLHAINSEDQKVALAVQKVIPQIEDFVNAVVEKMSAGGRLFYIGAGTSGRLGILDASECPPTFGVAPDKVIGIIAGGDRAIRNAVENAEDDREQAFKDLKEFGITSQDTVIGIAASGRTPFVIGGLEACNTANILTGGICCNPGSPLDQIATYSMVPTVGPEFVTGSSRMKAGTAQKMILNMISTSVMIKLGHIKGNKMVDMQLSNDKLVDRGTRMIMETTKLDYERAQELLNKYGSVRNVLDHIGMC; encoded by the coding sequence ATGGAGTTTAGGAATATAACAGAGCAGGATTCTAATCATAACGACCTAGAAAAAATGGATACGGCTGGATTGCTGCATGCTATAAACTCTGAAGATCAAAAGGTAGCACTAGCGGTCCAAAAAGTGATACCTCAAATAGAAGATTTTGTAAACGCTGTTGTTGAAAAGATGTCGGCTGGCGGAAGGCTATTTTACATAGGCGCTGGCACCAGCGGTAGATTAGGTATACTAGACGCTAGCGAATGTCCTCCTACTTTTGGTGTAGCACCAGATAAAGTCATAGGAATCATTGCCGGTGGCGACCGGGCGATTCGAAATGCTGTAGAAAATGCAGAAGATGATCGGGAGCAAGCTTTCAAGGATTTAAAAGAGTTTGGTATTACCAGCCAAGACACCGTTATAGGCATTGCGGCCAGTGGGAGAACACCCTTCGTTATCGGCGGGCTAGAAGCTTGTAATACAGCAAATATTCTTACCGGTGGAATTTGTTGCAACCCTGGAAGCCCGTTAGATCAAATCGCTACATATTCCATGGTACCAACAGTTGGTCCTGAATTTGTGACAGGGAGCAGTCGGATGAAAGCGGGAACCGCACAAAAAATGATTTTAAATATGATTAGTACTAGTGTCATGATCAAGCTGGGCCATATCAAAGGAAATAAGATGGTAGATATGCAATTAAGCAATGATAAACTGGTAGACCGTGGAACCAGAATGATCATGGAAACCACTAAGTTAGATTACGAGAGAGCGCAAGAACTGCTAAATAAATATGGCAGTGTGCGCAACGTGTTGGATCATATAGGTATGTGCTAA
- a CDS encoding DUF6095 family protein — protein sequence MSEQPSTDRDVLSKGIKKLMLSIPFFVLGPVLIYIGAGSDHPIIFLMPGIAFAILAIVFMYNGIQIILDSMFKTNKTR from the coding sequence ATGTCAGAACAACCCTCCACAGACCGTGACGTATTAAGCAAAGGAATCAAAAAGCTAATGCTATCCATTCCTTTTTTTGTTCTAGGACCAGTCTTGATTTATATAGGTGCTGGAAGCGATCATCCCATTATTTTCTTGATGCCGGGAATTGCATTTGCCATTTTGGCCATCGTATTTATGTATAACGGCATTCAAATCATTTTGGATTCCATGTTTAAAACCAATAAAACCAGGTAA
- a CDS encoding OstA-like protein has protein sequence MMKSLQFILFFMVAALSMAQTQPDASSIQVESPFTTVDEAQFPGAIIYLRNTGNQVFVNHRGIEMYCDKAVFYQNSNFIKAIGNVRMNQGDTIQMNSKYAEYNGNSQLAYASGSVNMRSPESTLQTDTLYFDRAKQQAYYRSGGTVRDTASTLKSRVGRYFMKDKKYQFLSNVVVTNPEYVINSNHLNFYSDTGHAYMYGPSTITGKTSKVYCERGFYDTRADQGYFVKNSSIDYDDRNVKGDSLYFNRGRNFASAVNNIVITDTINNSVIKGDYAEVYRDKDSVYMTKRAVAISVQDKDSVYIHADTLMVTGKQANRLVRGFYGVRLFKEDLSGKSDSIVSRQTTGLTKMIGKPILWIGKSQMTGDSIFIQSNVKTEKLDSLHVFYNAFIVDKDTLGGFNQIKGKELVGFFKDNQLDIVNINKNVEHLIYVRNDIQELIGIDKRTSGRMVLEFEDGDVILNTNFDDVRGTTFPPDELPENARTLRGLNWRGEEQLFSIEDLFKGKPVPKQIKIQGLPLPQAEKDFFDVENSKELNENSELKKDQLKTRKKDKLENIEGTGEN, from the coding sequence ATGATGAAATCACTTCAATTCATTCTATTTTTTATGGTTGCTGCATTGTCCATGGCTCAAACCCAGCCCGATGCAAGTTCCATACAGGTAGAATCGCCATTTACTACGGTCGATGAGGCGCAGTTCCCTGGAGCGATTATTTACTTAAGAAATACAGGAAACCAAGTGTTTGTAAACCACCGCGGCATAGAAATGTATTGTGACAAGGCTGTGTTTTATCAAAACAGTAACTTCATTAAAGCCATAGGAAATGTGCGCATGAATCAAGGCGATACGATCCAGATGAATTCAAAATATGCAGAATACAATGGGAATTCCCAATTGGCTTATGCCAGCGGCAGCGTCAACATGCGCAGTCCTGAATCTACCTTACAAACCGATACTCTCTATTTTGACCGGGCAAAACAGCAAGCCTATTACCGCAGTGGTGGTACTGTAAGGGATACTGCGAGTACTCTCAAAAGTCGTGTGGGACGCTATTTTATGAAAGATAAGAAATACCAATTTCTTTCAAATGTGGTAGTGACTAATCCTGAATATGTGATTAATTCCAATCATCTTAATTTCTATTCAGATACAGGTCATGCCTATATGTATGGACCTTCTACCATCACTGGAAAAACAAGCAAGGTATATTGTGAGAGGGGTTTTTATGATACCAGGGCAGATCAGGGTTATTTCGTCAAGAATTCAAGTATAGATTATGACGATAGGAACGTCAAGGGCGACAGTTTGTATTTCAATCGAGGGAGAAATTTTGCCAGTGCAGTAAATAATATCGTCATTACAGACACCATCAACAACTCAGTCATAAAAGGCGATTATGCGGAAGTGTATCGAGATAAGGATTCAGTGTATATGACAAAACGGGCTGTAGCAATTTCTGTTCAAGACAAAGACAGCGTGTACATTCATGCTGACACCCTGATGGTCACAGGTAAACAAGCGAATCGCTTAGTTCGTGGATTTTATGGAGTGCGCTTGTTCAAAGAAGATTTAAGCGGGAAGTCGGATAGTATTGTGTCCAGGCAAACCACAGGGCTGACTAAAATGATAGGCAAACCCATTTTATGGATTGGAAAAAGCCAAATGACAGGCGACAGCATTTTTATACAAAGCAACGTAAAGACGGAAAAGCTGGACTCGCTTCATGTGTTTTACAATGCTTTTATAGTTGATAAAGATACACTGGGAGGTTTCAATCAAATTAAAGGAAAAGAGCTCGTCGGTTTTTTTAAAGACAATCAGTTGGACATCGTGAACATCAATAAAAATGTAGAGCATTTGATCTATGTGCGCAATGACATTCAAGAATTGATAGGTATTGATAAAAGAACCAGTGGCCGTATGGTGCTGGAGTTTGAAGATGGCGATGTGATCTTAAATACTAATTTTGATGATGTGCGAGGTACCACCTTCCCTCCAGACGAATTACCTGAGAATGCGAGAACGCTTCGAGGGCTGAATTGGCGTGGAGAGGAGCAATTATTTTCCATTGAGGATTTATTCAAAGGAAAACCAGTACCCAAACAAATTAAAATTCAAGGGCTACCACTCCCACAAGCAGAAAAAGACTTTTTTGACGTAGAGAATTCTAAAGAATTGAATGAAAATAGCGAATTGAAGAAGGATCAATTGAAAACCAGGAAAAAAGATAAACTGGAAAATATAGAAGGAACCGGCGAGAATTGA
- a CDS encoding aspartate aminotransferase family protein: MKKDFFTYQAPTTPYAPGLEIARAEGSYIYDINGNSYLDMVAGVSALPLGHCHPKVTQAIKAQVDQYMHVMVYGEYAQAPAVELCKKIASTLPEPLRMTYLVNSGTEAIEASIKLARTVTKRREIIAMHHSYHGNTMGSLSLMDYEERKAPFRPLLPDISHIKFNCIPDLRRISNKTAAVILETIQGAAGFILPHPEWLKQLRKICDQLGVLIILDEIQPGVGRTGTMWHFQNYDFIPDMVVSGKGLGGGLPIGALTASVAHLSHFKSAPMLGHITTFGGNPVIASAALATLNAIEEESLMDAVKLKEARFRESLNSSNIKQVRGKGLMLAAILPDDKHTAAIVDECRNRGVIFFLLLFEKRAIRITPPYTVTMEEIDKACTILCDVVDEFYP; the protein is encoded by the coding sequence TTGAAAAAGGACTTCTTCACATACCAAGCCCCTACCACTCCTTATGCACCTGGATTAGAAATTGCTCGTGCAGAAGGCAGCTATATCTATGATATAAATGGAAACTCGTATTTAGATATGGTTGCGGGAGTCAGTGCCTTGCCGCTGGGACATTGCCATCCTAAAGTTACCCAGGCGATCAAAGCACAAGTAGATCAGTATATGCATGTCATGGTCTACGGTGAGTATGCACAAGCGCCAGCGGTAGAGCTTTGCAAGAAGATCGCTTCCACATTACCAGAGCCGTTGAGGATGACCTACCTGGTCAACAGCGGTACAGAAGCTATTGAAGCTTCTATCAAACTAGCTCGTACGGTTACTAAGCGCAGGGAAATTATTGCGATGCATCACTCCTATCACGGCAACACCATGGGCTCGCTGAGCCTCATGGATTATGAAGAACGCAAAGCGCCTTTCCGCCCGCTGCTTCCAGACATTAGTCATATCAAATTTAATTGTATTCCTGATCTGCGACGTATTAGTAACAAAACTGCAGCCGTGATTTTAGAAACCATACAAGGTGCTGCCGGTTTTATCCTACCGCATCCAGAATGGCTCAAACAATTGAGAAAGATCTGTGATCAGCTGGGCGTATTAATCATTCTAGACGAGATCCAGCCAGGTGTAGGTCGCACCGGTACCATGTGGCATTTTCAGAACTATGATTTTATACCAGACATGGTGGTGAGTGGCAAGGGCTTGGGTGGTGGACTCCCCATTGGTGCTTTGACGGCTAGTGTGGCTCATTTATCGCATTTTAAGAGCGCCCCTATGCTAGGACATATTACCACATTTGGCGGTAATCCGGTCATTGCATCGGCAGCACTCGCAACCTTAAATGCGATTGAAGAAGAAAGCTTAATGGATGCTGTGAAATTGAAGGAAGCACGCTTTCGCGAAAGCTTAAACTCCTCAAACATCAAACAAGTAAGAGGTAAAGGGCTCATGCTGGCTGCCATATTGCCCGACGATAAACACACGGCTGCCATAGTTGACGAGTGTCGAAACCGAGGTGTCATTTTCTTTCTGCTTCTTTTTGAAAAGCGCGCTATACGCATCACGCCGCCCTATACAGTGACAATGGAGGAGATTGATAAAGCATGCACAATTCTATGCGATGTGGTGGATGAATTCTACCCTTAG
- a CDS encoding tetratricopeptide repeat protein, whose amino-acid sequence MEFNLNNDDEMSIDKFELMLKTNEVGFFDSDEFEEIIEHYLDEGKMALARKAIHLAINQHPASVNLRLFHAEMLVFDDKFEAAHELLNELHDLEPLNSEIYIQKANIYSKTEGHDKAIELLNEALKLTDDQADVYSLIGMEFLFIEDYSNAKLNFMKCLELDELDYSALYNIIYCFDFLQENQQAIDFLNMFLNDNPYCEVAWHQVGKQYFDLKMYEKSLAAFEFAIISDDTFIGAYLEKGKVLEKLGRYNEAIENYQITLELDDPTSFAYLRLGKCFNKLGNKELALKYFKKTINEDPLLDKGWIAIVDYYSKNLNYPKALSYIEKAVEVDGENALYWIRYADLNKRLNFFEEAEYGYRKAIELGNYEEKTWTSRADILLALGETEAVVSNLNHGLEFYPEHVEMEYRIAGAYYMLNETVKGRFHLQNALKADPEYVIILEELYPSVYSAMEVQDLLLKYASK is encoded by the coding sequence ATGGAATTCAACCTTAATAATGACGATGAGATGAGCATTGACAAGTTTGAGTTGATGCTTAAAACTAACGAAGTTGGTTTCTTTGACAGCGATGAGTTTGAAGAAATCATTGAACATTATCTGGATGAAGGGAAAATGGCACTCGCTCGCAAAGCGATACATCTAGCTATCAATCAGCATCCCGCCTCAGTCAACTTAAGATTGTTCCATGCGGAAATGTTGGTTTTTGACGATAAGTTTGAAGCCGCACATGAGTTGCTTAATGAATTGCACGATTTAGAACCTCTAAACTCTGAAATATACATCCAGAAGGCCAATATCTATTCTAAGACAGAAGGACACGACAAGGCTATTGAATTGTTGAATGAAGCTTTAAAATTGACTGATGATCAGGCAGACGTTTACAGTCTGATAGGAATGGAATTTCTCTTTATCGAGGATTATTCCAATGCAAAGCTTAATTTCATGAAGTGTTTAGAGTTGGACGAACTCGATTATTCTGCCTTATACAATATCATTTACTGTTTCGACTTTTTACAAGAAAACCAGCAGGCGATTGACTTTTTGAACATGTTCTTAAACGACAATCCGTATTGCGAGGTGGCGTGGCATCAAGTAGGTAAACAGTATTTTGACTTGAAAATGTATGAGAAGTCACTTGCTGCTTTTGAATTTGCTATTATCTCAGACGATACATTCATCGGCGCTTATCTTGAAAAAGGTAAAGTCTTGGAAAAACTAGGTCGTTATAATGAGGCGATAGAGAATTATCAAATCACATTAGAATTAGACGACCCTACTTCCTTTGCTTACTTAAGATTAGGAAAGTGTTTCAATAAACTAGGAAATAAAGAGCTTGCCTTAAAATATTTCAAAAAGACTATTAACGAAGATCCGTTGTTGGATAAAGGGTGGATCGCAATTGTTGATTACTATTCTAAAAACCTAAATTACCCGAAAGCTTTAAGTTATATCGAGAAAGCGGTGGAGGTAGATGGAGAAAACGCGTTATACTGGATACGTTATGCCGATTTGAATAAGCGACTCAACTTTTTTGAAGAAGCGGAATACGGCTATCGTAAGGCTATAGAACTTGGTAATTACGAAGAGAAGACCTGGACTTCTAGAGCGGACATATTATTAGCTTTAGGAGAAACTGAAGCGGTAGTTTCTAACTTAAATCATGGCTTAGAGTTCTATCCAGAACATGTAGAGATGGAATACCGAATAGCTGGAGCCTATTACATGCTCAACGAAACGGTAAAAGGCCGGTTTCACTTACAGAATGCCTTAAAGGCAGATCCTGAGTATGTTATTATTTTAGAAGAATTGTATCCTTCTGTTTACAGTGCCATGGAGGTGCAGGATTTATTATTGAAGTACGCGTCTAAATGA
- a CDS encoding tyrosine-protein phosphatase, which yields MIFFSKKYFIADLLEGIVDIHNHLLPGIDDGAPDLETTQEMIRLYKELGFKGVYTTPHTMEDYYGNDVASITTYYKETCRLLGDESSFLLGTSSEYMMDGAFGKLLESSEILTLPNKRLLFEFSYFQKPVEAEQLIFEMNHKEYKPILAHPERYRYLSVPEMMDLKQRGCELQLNLLSLSGHYGNDAKTKALELLENHAYDFVGTDAHKPEHLEKLKNIKLPKKTFNQFRQAISKHNSQFS from the coding sequence ATGATTTTTTTTAGCAAAAAGTATTTCATAGCTGATTTGCTGGAAGGCATTGTGGATATACACAACCACTTGCTACCAGGAATTGACGATGGAGCACCGGATTTAGAGACGACGCAAGAGATGATCCGGCTTTATAAAGAGTTAGGGTTTAAAGGAGTTTATACCACTCCACATACCATGGAAGATTACTATGGGAATGATGTGGCTAGCATAACAACATATTACAAAGAAACCTGTAGGCTATTAGGAGACGAATCCAGCTTCCTTTTAGGTACATCATCAGAGTACATGATGGATGGCGCTTTTGGAAAGCTGTTGGAGTCGTCAGAAATTCTGACGTTACCTAATAAGCGATTGTTGTTTGAATTTAGCTACTTCCAAAAACCAGTTGAAGCAGAGCAATTGATTTTTGAAATGAATCATAAAGAATATAAACCCATCCTTGCGCATCCGGAACGCTACAGGTATTTAAGTGTTCCAGAAATGATGGATTTGAAGCAAAGAGGGTGTGAGTTGCAGCTCAACCTTCTTTCCTTATCAGGACATTATGGGAATGATGCAAAGACGAAGGCCTTAGAGTTGCTAGAAAATCATGCCTACGATTTTGTAGGAACTGATGCCCACAAGCCAGAACATTTAGAAAAGCTTAAAAATATTAAGCTACCTAAAAAAACATTCAACCAGTTTCGACAAGCCATCTCAAAACATAACAGCCAGTTCTCCTAA